In Planococcus sp. MB-3u-03, the DNA window CCTCCAGCGTTGCAAAGAATATCCGGAATGACGGTGACGCCGTTCTTTTCCATCGCGGCATTGCCGTCCGGTGTCGTTGGGCCATTCGCTGCTTCTGCCACGATTTTCGCGCGAATGGTCGGGCCGGTGACTGAAGTGATCTGGTTTTCAAGCGCTGCGGGCACCAATATGTCCACATCGGCTGCGAATAAATCGTCGTTGCTGAGCGATTCGTAGCCGTTGTATCCGGCTACTGTGCCGGTCGTCTGGGCGTAGCCGATTAACTCTTCGATCGGGAGCCCGTCTTTATGGTAGAGGCCGCCGCCAGCGTCGACGATACCGAGCACTTTCACGCCGCGCTCATGCAAGAGTTTGGCGGTGATCGATCCGACATTCCCGAAGCCTTGGACGACTGCGGTCATGCCTTCGAGTTCGAGCCCCAGTTTCTTGGCGGCATCTTCGATGGTGAAGACGACGCCGCGGCCGGTCGCTTCGACGCGGCCTTCCGATCCTCCGAGGATCAAAGGCTTGCCGGTGATTGTACCGGGCACATTTTTCCCTTTCAGGCGGGAAAATTCATCGATCATCCATCCCATGATCTGAGGCGTCGTGTTGACGTCGGGGGCCGGAATATCTTTTTCAGGCCCCATGATCGGTTCGAGTTCGCGGATAAAGCCGCGGGACAATTCCTCGAGTTCCCGTTCGGACAGCTCTTTCGGATTGACGACGATTCCGCCTTTGCCGCCGCCGTATGGGATTCCGAGAATGGCCGCTTTCATCGACATCCAAATCGATAAGGCTGCGACTTCGTCTTCTGTCACGCCCGGGTGGAACCGGACGCCGCCTTTTGTCGGGCCGAGCACGTCCAAATGCTGGGAGCGATAGCCTTCAAATTCGCGATACGTCCCGTCATCCATGCGTACCGGAATCGACACTTTCAAGATGCGCTTCGGCTTTTTGAGGATTTCGTACACTCCTTGTGGCAAGTCGAGTTCCTGCGTCGCCACTTCGAGCATGCGCTGGACGATTTCGAGCGGGTTCGAAAGCTCGACGCCGTTTCTCACTTCTTTCGCAGGCATTTCCTGCTTCAAGTCTTCTGCTACTTCTTCTTGGCGATGTTCCTGTTGTGTCATGATATTCTCCTCCTTGGCTGATTTCCTTCTATACTTTATGTCTTCCTATTAAGAATGGCGCTTAAACATTAGAAGGGGAGGAGAACAACTTAATGGATATCCGTACCGTATAAAAACCAAGGCGATGGAAGCTCGAACGGATGGCCTTCGGGCAGTTTGCCTGCTTGCTTGCGTGTCAGATCCATCCAGACAAAAGCGCCTTCCTCGGAATCAAGGCGGATCTTCTCGAGTGGTGCGTGCAAAGTTTCCCATAATCCCGGCTGTTCGAATAAATCTTCCCAAGGGTAAAGCGTATGCAAGTAATCGTATTTTTTCACATCGTGCTTGGTGATGACGATCCGGTCACCGTCCGGATTTTCATAGAAGTCCCATTGTTCAAGCGCTTGGCCGGAAAACAGATCCGGGCTTGCCGGGAACGGATAATAGCATTCGAAAGGAAAGACCCGCCCTGAACGGATGTAGACCGACTCGAGCCAGCGCATTTTTTCATCGGCGCTCTCGATTTTGCGCCAAGGCGCTGCGTCGCTTTCGAATGTTTCCACATTCATTGCGATGGCGGAAAATAATTCAGCTTGGCGGGACAGCCCGATTTTTTCAAGTACACGCTGTGCCGGAAGATTAAACTCTTGTGTATTGGCGCCGACAAAACGGATGCCCGGATGATCGAGTGCCCCATCACGGACATGAGCCATCAGCTTGGAGGATAGGCTTTGGCCACGGAAGCGCACATCGCTCCGCATGCGCCCAAGCATGGCATAGCTGCCTGCGAAAATGGTATAGCCGCCGATACTCGCCAGGCGGCCGTCATGGAACAAACCGAACAAACGGTTAGGCCCTGTGGAAATCCGGTCGAATACCCGGATGACATAATCATCGTCGATGCCGGTATCCATGTCCTGCAAAGCTTGTAAATCATCACCGGTCAACTGGCGGATCGTTTCGTTCATGTATCGTCACTCCTTAAGTCATCAATAGTTGCATAATAATTTTAGTGTATTCCGCGCATGACTACAAAGCGGAAACAGTTATCAAACTGAAAATATTTTAAAGGGCATGCTCACCGGAACCGGCAAAGCCCGTGTGGTGATTTGAAAGTCTGGCAGGGGAAACAAGGGATGGCGGCGAACTAATCGAAATAGCAATTAGTTTCCCGGTAGGCTGGATAGCTGGAAAGTTCCGGGAACGATAAGGAGGGAAGGCGTTGGAAAACTGGAAAGCGGTGGAACTGGTCAAAGATCTGTTGTTCGGCTTGGGGCTTTATGCATTGATCACTGTCGTCGGTCTATTTGTGACGATGGCGACTTCTCGCGGATCGGATACGCTGTTATTGAACGATGAAGTAAGAGGCGACATGGCGACAAGCACCTTATTGTGGATGGTGGTCCCCGCTTTTCTATTGTCATTGGGATTGTCGGCATTGAGAAGGATCCGGATGAAAAACGCGGCACTTCGCATAAGCATCGTGTGGGCAGTGCTATTACTCTTTTTGTATTTGGTGGCGGCTTTATGGAGCGGCATTTTCACGGTGCTGATCGCTTCGGTATCGTTTTATCTATTCTTGGTGGCAGTCTTCCTGGGGCCGATCGTCTATTCGTTTTTGAAAAAATTGCCCGCTTGGAAATAAAAGCGCGAGTTTAGTGCTGGAAATGGAAGGGAAAAGAGGACGATACGAAAAGTTCAAGAGGGGGCGAAGAGGTGGCGATCCATCCGCAAATCATTTTTAACGGAAACTGCAAAGAAGTGCTGTCTTATTACGAAGGCGTCTTTGGCGTATCCGATGTTTCCGTCATCCATTATGGCGACAACCCGGGATCGAAACTCGATGAGGATTTAAAGGAATTGATCTTAGAGGCGGCGATTCCGCTTTATGGCAATTACTTATTGCTATCGGACGCGATGCCTGGGAAGCCTGCCACATTCGGCAGTAATTTTCATGTATCCATCCGTTCAGAAGAGCTGGGTGAAATGAAAGCCGATTTCAAGAAGCTGGCAGAAAGCGGCAAAGTGATTTTTGAATTCGAAGAAAGCTATTGGAGCGAAGCATATGGCGTCGTGCAGGATAAATTCGGCGTGCAATGGCAATTCGATTATCGTAAATCTGAAGCCGGAAACACAGAACAAAATTCCGGTGAATAAAAGAAACCCCATCGCTCAAGCGATGGGGTTCTTTAGCTGAAGAAGTTTACGACTGGAATGGGGATGACAGCATTTCGTATAGGGTGGCTGCTGTTTGGAACTCCAGCCCCGCTGAAACAAACCCTCCGACAAAACGGTTATAGAGCGTAATGGCAAAATAGAATCCGATGAACAACAGCGCCGACACGATCAATAGAATCACAAATGTTCTTGTCATCTGGAGTTCCTCCATTTCTAATCATGCAAAGCTTTCGCACAAGCATAGCGGCAGCTAGAAAAATAGTATATTCAGCAAAATGGTCAATACAATCGATAGGATAATGGAAATCAGTAAACTCCCCATACAGGAAATGCGCATAAAAAGACCGCCTTTCTTTCTAATCGCTAAGAGGATGGCTGATAAATGAAAAAGTAATTCGATCCGCTAGTGATGTTTGCAAGTAGTTTACCCGAAAAAAGCGGAAGGCTAACCTTTGAAACTGGGTATGTGGAAGATGTTTGATGTGCCCCGACAGACACGAAAAATGCCATGACTTTGTCGAATTTTGTCATAATTTCTGTATTTCTTAAAAAAACGGATGCTATTTTTAATGTTTTTTGTTACAATCGTGTTACGAATAGATGTCCGGAGGGTAACATGGCTAATTACAATCAGTTTTCAGACAGTAATCCGCATAATGAATCCAATCGAATCGAAGCGGAAAAAAGCGCCGAAACCGGTGCTGAACCGCCAAATTTTCGACCTAATAAAAAAGATCCGCAGCGCCGCAAACTTTGGCTGAAGGCCGGTGGCGGTATTTTACTGTTGGTCATTCTTTGGAATGTGTATTCCTTCGCGAGTTATGTCGCTCCGTGGAGTAATGAACGCTCGATGGCGGATGCCGAACAGGATGAAATCCAGCAATACATTTTCCAAAGCGAGAAGAGCGAGGAAGTGCTCAAAGAAGTGAGCAATTCACTCATCCGCTTGTATGACCACAACTCGCTCACTGAACTCCATATCAATGAGATGGAAGAAAAGTTAGAGCAATTGTCCAAAGAACTCGACACGGACGACCCGCGTCTCGCGCAATTGGAATCCTATCATTTTGCCCAAATCGAGTTGACGCGTGAAATGACCAAGACTTTGCAGAAAAACCATGTCGAAGAAGTACATGAGAGACTCGATGAGATTTTGGACCGCCAAAAAGAGAAGGCGGACGACAAAGCCGAAATCTTGATTTCCCTCATGGAACAAGAAGACATTAGGTACGAACAAAAGGCAGACGGTTCGATCGCCTACGAATAATCTACAAGCGAATAAGCCTCTTCGAAATCCCCAGCGGATCTCGAAGGGGCTTTTTTGTGCGATACGCATATGTCCCGTCTCACGTTTCGATGCGGAAAACCTGTAAAAGTTAGATTGAGAAAAAAGTCCTGTAATTCCAAATGCTGAAAACGGGTATAGGGAGGGAACACCTATTTCTCAAGGAGGCATTTCATGGATACCCAACAATATAAAGTGAAGGCTGGACGCAAAGTGGATTTGGCAGACTGGCCGACACATGAAGATAAAGGAAGCGAATCCGGACACATCGAACAGCAATTGAAGGAAACGATTGAAGAACTGAAAAAATGGCATGTACGGCTTCATGCAGAAGAAGAAAAGGGCATTGTGGTGGCCCTCCAGGCAATGGACGCGGCTGGAAAAGATGAAGCCATCACTTACCTGTTCTCGAACTTGACCGCCCAAGGGCTGAAAGTGACGACGCTCGGAAAACCGACCGAAGAGGAATTGAAGCATGATTATTTATGGCGCTTGCACAAGGCTTTGCCGGAGCGCGGGCAAATCGGCATTTTAAACCGCTCCCATTACGAAGAAGTCATTGCGACGCGTGTCCATAATCTGCTCGAAGAAGAGCCCTTGCCGAATCAATTGATCGACGATGAAGTCTGGAACCGTCGCTACCGCCAGATTAACGAATTTGAGCGGTATATGTTCGAAAACGGTTTTCCGTTCGTGAAATTTTTCTTTAACATTTCCAAAGAAGAACAAACCACGCGCCTCCTCGAGCGGATGAAAAACCCGGAGAAGAATTGGGAGTTTTCCTTCAGCGATGTCGAAGAACGCGAGCATTGGGAGGATTACCAGGACATCTTCGGGGATATGCTGACACACACCTCTACAGATCATGCCCCGTGGTACATATTGCCGGCAGATGATGAAATGTATTCCCGTTTGATCATCGCCCGGGTGATGGTGGAAATGCTGGAGGAAATCAACCCGGAATTGCCTGAGATCAGCGGTGAGCAACAAGACAAGCTCAAGCATTATATCGACAAGCTCGAAAAGGAAGCGGAATGATAAAACCCGAAGCGGCAAATGCTGCTTCGGGTTTTTTGACTGTGATTTATTGAAATAATAGATAATCATTTTCGGAAATGAATTCGTAGCTTAAATCGATGAACAGGAAGCATTCGTCCGATAGCGGGTAGCTGAATGTGCGGATCATTTCCCCTGTTTCGATATCGGCATAGATGTCCGACAGACGGCCTTTATGGCTTGCTTTCATGAGCATCATATTCTCCAGGAAATACGGACGGAAAGCCCAATGGGAACCGATTTGCTGTGCTTCGCCATGCCAGCTTCCGGCTGTTTTCCGGAAGTTGGAGGAGACTTGTTCTCCG includes these proteins:
- a CDS encoding Glu/Leu/Phe/Val family dehydrogenase, whose product is MTQQEHRQEEVAEDLKQEMPAKEVRNGVELSNPLEIVQRMLEVATQELDLPQGVYEILKKPKRILKVSIPVRMDDGTYREFEGYRSQHLDVLGPTKGGVRFHPGVTEDEVAALSIWMSMKAAILGIPYGGGKGGIVVNPKELSERELEELSRGFIRELEPIMGPEKDIPAPDVNTTPQIMGWMIDEFSRLKGKNVPGTITGKPLILGGSEGRVEATGRGVVFTIEDAAKKLGLELEGMTAVVQGFGNVGSITAKLLHERGVKVLGIVDAGGGLYHKDGLPIEELIGYAQTTGTVAGYNGYESLSNDDLFAADVDILVPAALENQITSVTGPTIRAKIVAEAANGPTTPDGNAAMEKNGVTVIPDILCNAGGVTVSYFEWVQNTTHLRWTEQEVNERLHTEMTEAFDDVYEMKEQKGCTMREAAYLVAVERIAQAMEARGWI
- a CDS encoding GNAT family N-acetyltransferase codes for the protein MNETIRQLTGDDLQALQDMDTGIDDDYVIRVFDRISTGPNRLFGLFHDGRLASIGGYTIFAGSYAMLGRMRSDVRFRGQSLSSKLMAHVRDGALDHPGIRFVGANTQEFNLPAQRVLEKIGLSRQAELFSAIAMNVETFESDAAPWRKIESADEKMRWLESVYIRSGRVFPFECYYPFPASPDLFSGQALEQWDFYENPDGDRIVITKHDVKKYDYLHTLYPWEDLFEQPGLWETLHAPLEKIRLDSEEGAFVWMDLTRKQAGKLPEGHPFELPSPWFLYGTDIH
- a CDS encoding VOC family protein yields the protein MAIHPQIIFNGNCKEVLSYYEGVFGVSDVSVIHYGDNPGSKLDEDLKELILEAAIPLYGNYLLLSDAMPGKPATFGSNFHVSIRSEELGEMKADFKKLAESGKVIFEFEESYWSEAYGVVQDKFGVQWQFDYRKSEAGNTEQNSGE
- a CDS encoding PPK2 family polyphosphate kinase, which codes for MDTQQYKVKAGRKVDLADWPTHEDKGSESGHIEQQLKETIEELKKWHVRLHAEEEKGIVVALQAMDAAGKDEAITYLFSNLTAQGLKVTTLGKPTEEELKHDYLWRLHKALPERGQIGILNRSHYEEVIATRVHNLLEEEPLPNQLIDDEVWNRRYRQINEFERYMFENGFPFVKFFFNISKEEQTTRLLERMKNPEKNWEFSFSDVEEREHWEDYQDIFGDMLTHTSTDHAPWYILPADDEMYSRLIIARVMVEMLEEINPELPEISGEQQDKLKHYIDKLEKEAE